Proteins co-encoded in one Paracrocinitomix mangrovi genomic window:
- a CDS encoding OmpP1/FadL family transporter, with translation MKRYSLILALVFIPAWALFAQNEDDALRYSMTYFGGSARNMSTAGAMSAMGGDFSMVSSNPASLGRFTKSQFSFTPNLEIATATSSFYGSQDYDVRIKGNISNLSYIKAYELDPRKFKNWYSVQIGIGMNRIKSYNQNMTYGGEVDSSILHSFIREANGTSSDFIYDYFPFTAGLAYDVFAIDPGAEPGTYTTQFQNGKADHYRTIQREGGITEFNVLTVSGNYGNKLLLGGSVNVLYTKFYEKFNHRETFDATANWLNWINYTGELDIQGYGLNMRVGAIYMPTEKFRFGLGIETPTAYWMNDYWKNNMSSGTDSGDKFVEGEFIPTGSYEYRIRTPFKANVSGAAVFSKYGSVGVEIEYVDYGDAKLKSRNNSSAPYSFALENSQIDNIYRPAINAKIGLEARITQRVYARGGFAYYSNPYKESSGNNQEPTLLITGGFGYNFGMTYIDIAYVLKGNNEDYYAYDPTMNGSFAQFRTRNSQLALTIGARF, from the coding sequence ATGAAGAGATATAGCCTCATATTAGCCTTGGTTTTTATACCGGCATGGGCATTGTTTGCCCAAAATGAAGATGATGCTTTGAGATATTCAATGACATACTTTGGTGGGTCGGCAAGAAATATGTCGACCGCCGGAGCTATGTCTGCCATGGGTGGAGATTTCAGCATGGTTTCTTCAAATCCTGCTTCACTAGGAAGATTTACTAAAAGTCAGTTTTCTTTTACTCCTAATTTGGAAATAGCAACAGCAACTTCAAGTTTTTACGGTTCTCAAGATTATGATGTAAGAATAAAAGGAAACATCTCAAATTTGTCTTATATCAAAGCATATGAACTTGATCCAAGAAAATTCAAAAACTGGTATAGTGTCCAAATTGGTATTGGAATGAACAGAATTAAGAGTTATAATCAAAACATGACCTATGGAGGTGAAGTTGACTCTTCAATTCTACACTCTTTCATAAGAGAAGCAAATGGTACAAGTTCAGATTTTATTTACGATTATTTTCCTTTTACTGCTGGTTTGGCTTATGATGTATTTGCGATAGATCCGGGAGCCGAACCTGGTACTTATACAACTCAATTTCAAAATGGTAAAGCTGATCATTATAGAACCATTCAACGTGAGGGAGGAATTACCGAGTTTAACGTACTTACTGTAAGTGGAAATTATGGTAATAAATTGTTGTTAGGAGGCTCTGTAAATGTTTTATATACTAAGTTTTACGAAAAATTCAATCATAGAGAAACTTTTGATGCAACTGCTAACTGGTTGAATTGGATAAACTATACAGGAGAATTAGACATACAAGGTTATGGTTTAAATATGAGAGTGGGGGCTATTTATATGCCAACGGAGAAGTTCAGATTTGGATTGGGTATTGAAACGCCTACAGCTTATTGGATGAATGATTATTGGAAAAATAATATGTCTTCAGGTACAGATTCTGGTGATAAATTTGTTGAAGGGGAATTCATTCCTACAGGTTCTTATGAATACAGGATAAGAACTCCGTTTAAGGCAAATGTTTCGGGGGCTGCTGTATTTAGTAAATATGGTTCTGTTGGTGTTGAAATAGAGTATGTTGATTATGGAGACGCAAAGTTAAAATCAAGAAATAATTCATCCGCTCCTTATAGTTTTGCTTTAGAAAATTCGCAAATAGATAACATTTATCGACCTGCCATTAATGCAAAAATAGGTTTAGAAGCAAGGATTACACAAAGAGTTTATGCAAGAGGAGGATTTGCCTATTATTCAAATCCATATAAAGAGTCCAGTGGTAATAATCAGGAACCGACCTTATTAATAACAGGTGGATTTGGATACAATTTTGGAATGACCTATATAGATATTGCTTACGTGTTAAAAGGGAATAATGAAGACTATTATGCTTACGATCCAACAATGAATGGAAGCTTTGCACAATTTAGAACCAGAAATTCTCAGTTAGCGCTAACTATTGGAGCTAGATTCTAA
- the proS gene encoding proline--tRNA ligase: MAEKITKREDDYSKWYNDIIKIAELAEHSDVRGCMVIKPYGFAIWEKIKDQLDKMFKETGHQNAYFPLFVPKSLFEAEEKNAEGFAKECAVVTHYRLKTDPNEKGKLMVDPDARLEEELVVRPTSEAIIWNTYKKWIQSYRDLPILINQWANVVRWEMRTRLFLRTAEFLWQEGHTAHATKAEAIEETEKMVQVYADFAEQFMAMPVIQGLKSESERFAGAEETYCIEAMMQDGKALQAGTSHFLGQNFAKAFEVKFSDKEGKLDYVWATSWGVSTRLMGALIMTHSDDLGLVLPPALAPIHVAIVPIFKGDEQLEMIKNKLNPYIEEMRNAGLSVQFDDDDNRRPGWKFAEYEAKGVPVRLAIGPRDLENGQIEVARRDTQEKFTVALDEVVKTVNNLMKEIQDNLYERALKFRESNIEKVDSYEDFKSKIENGGFFLAHWDGSAETEEKIKQDTKATIRCIPLEGEKEEGKCMVTGKPSAQRVIFAKAY; the protein is encoded by the coding sequence ATGGCTGAAAAGATCACAAAACGTGAAGATGATTACTCAAAGTGGTACAACGATATCATTAAAATCGCAGAACTTGCAGAACATTCAGATGTCAGAGGATGCATGGTGATCAAACCTTATGGTTTTGCTATCTGGGAAAAGATTAAAGATCAATTGGATAAAATGTTCAAGGAAACAGGACATCAAAATGCCTATTTCCCTTTGTTTGTACCAAAGAGCCTTTTTGAAGCCGAAGAGAAGAATGCCGAGGGATTTGCAAAAGAATGTGCGGTTGTTACCCATTATCGATTAAAAACAGATCCTAATGAAAAGGGTAAGCTAATGGTTGACCCTGATGCCAGACTTGAAGAAGAATTAGTAGTTAGACCTACTTCAGAAGCCATTATTTGGAACACCTATAAAAAATGGATTCAGTCTTATAGAGACCTTCCTATTCTTATTAATCAATGGGCTAACGTTGTTCGTTGGGAAATGAGGACTAGGTTATTTTTAAGAACTGCGGAATTTTTATGGCAAGAAGGACATACCGCTCACGCTACCAAAGCTGAAGCAATTGAAGAAACCGAAAAAATGGTTCAGGTATATGCGGATTTTGCAGAGCAATTCATGGCAATGCCTGTCATTCAGGGGTTAAAATCTGAAAGTGAAAGATTTGCCGGTGCTGAAGAAACGTATTGTATTGAAGCAATGATGCAAGATGGGAAAGCTTTACAAGCAGGTACTTCTCACTTTCTTGGACAGAACTTTGCCAAAGCTTTTGAAGTAAAGTTTTCAGATAAAGAAGGTAAGTTAGATTATGTTTGGGCTACTTCTTGGGGAGTATCAACAAGGTTAATGGGTGCGTTAATCATGACTCATTCAGATGATTTAGGTTTGGTATTACCTCCTGCTCTTGCACCTATTCATGTCGCAATAGTGCCAATATTTAAAGGTGATGAGCAACTTGAAATGATCAAAAACAAATTGAATCCTTATATTGAGGAAATGAGGAATGCAGGGTTATCTGTACAATTTGATGATGATGACAATAGACGTCCAGGTTGGAAGTTTGCAGAATACGAAGCAAAAGGAGTTCCGGTTAGATTAGCAATAGGACCAAGAGATTTGGAAAATGGTCAAATTGAAGTTGCCAGAAGAGATACACAAGAAAAATTCACAGTGGCTTTGGATGAAGTGGTTAAAACTGTCAATAATTTAATGAAAGAAATTCAGGACAATTTGTATGAAAGAGCACTTAAATTTAGAGAATCAAACATTGAAAAAGTGGATAGTTATGAAGATTTCAAATCCAAAATTGAGAACGGTGGATTCTTTTTAGCTCATTGGGATGGTTCAGCAGAAACTGAAGAAAAAATTAAACAAGATACCAAAGCAACAATTCGTTGCATTCCTTTAGAAGGGGAAAAAGAAGAAGGAAAATGCATGGTGACAGGAAAGCCTTCGGCTCAAAGAGTCATTTTTGCTAAAGCTTATTAA
- the rpsT gene encoding 30S ribosomal protein S20 — translation MANHKSALKRIRSNDAKRLRNKYQHKTTRNAIALLRDTNNKKEAQELLPKVTAMLDKLAKNNVIHKNKASNLKSSLTLHVNNLK, via the coding sequence ATGGCAAATCATAAATCAGCATTAAAAAGAATTAGATCAAATGATGCTAAGCGTTTAAGAAACAAGTATCAGCATAAGACTACTCGTAACGCTATTGCATTGTTGAGAGATACTAACAACAAAAAAGAAGCACAAGAATTGCTTCCTAAAGTTACTGCTATGTTGGATAAATTAGCTAAGAACAACGTTATCCACAAAAACAAAGCTTCTAACTTGAAATCAAGCTTAACGTTACACGTTAACAACTTGAAATAA
- the ung gene encoding uracil-DNA glycosylase has translation MNVDIEESWKTVLHGEFDKPYFVQLVDNVKQAYQKGDVWPKGKNIFNAFNQCPFNEVKVVILGQDPYPTPGHAHGLCFSVQKDVKPFPKSLNNIFKEINTDLGIEIPENGNLERWAEQGVFMLNTVLTVNAHEANSHKSFGWETFTDQVISSISNNLEGVVFLLWGSQAQKKIELIDQSKHHILKTVHPSPLSAHRGFFGCKHFSKANELLISHDRQPIQW, from the coding sequence ATGAACGTTGACATTGAAGAAAGCTGGAAAACTGTATTGCATGGTGAATTTGACAAGCCATACTTCGTACAGCTCGTTGATAATGTAAAGCAAGCTTATCAAAAAGGTGATGTATGGCCAAAAGGAAAAAATATTTTCAACGCTTTTAATCAATGTCCTTTCAATGAAGTTAAAGTAGTGATTCTCGGTCAGGACCCTTACCCTACGCCAGGTCATGCTCACGGCTTATGTTTTTCAGTTCAAAAGGATGTAAAACCCTTTCCAAAATCCTTGAATAATATCTTCAAAGAAATAAATACAGATCTGGGAATTGAAATTCCTGAAAATGGAAATTTGGAAAGATGGGCTGAACAAGGAGTATTCATGTTAAATACTGTTCTAACTGTTAATGCACATGAAGCCAATTCGCACAAAAGTTTTGGCTGGGAAACATTTACTGATCAAGTAATATCATCAATTTCAAACAATTTAGAAGGAGTTGTGTTTTTATTATGGGGATCACAGGCCCAAAAGAAAATAGAATTGATTGATCAATCTAAGCATCACATACTTAAAACAGTTCATCCATCACCTTTATCAGCACATAGAGGATTTTTCGGGTGTAAACACTTCAGTAAAGCCAACGAATTATTAATTTCGCACGATCGTCAACCAATCCAGTGGTAA
- the hemE gene encoding uroporphyrinogen decarboxylase produces the protein MTTLKNDLLLRTINGEKTERYPVWLMRQAGRILPEYRAVRASLSGFKELVETPELAAEVTIQPVDLLGVDAAIIFSDILVIPEAMGLPYQMVEKKGPWFEDTIKSKADLSKVSADIDVNDKLSYVFEAIKITKKELDGRVPLIGFCGAPWTIFCYMTEGEGSKTFSKARRILYQDPELAHQLLDDITTVTIKYLKQQIAAGADVIQIFDSWSGILGPKAYSEFGMKYVRRVCDAINEVPVTVFAKGAYYARKELGELSCQTIGLDWTMNIAESRALVGEDKTLQGNLDPCVLYADFGTIEKETKNMLNSFGNQRHIANLGHGVYPDTDPEKVKCFIDTVKGFTKN, from the coding sequence ATGACAACATTAAAAAACGACCTTTTACTCAGAACAATTAACGGAGAGAAAACAGAACGTTATCCCGTATGGTTAATGAGACAAGCAGGCAGAATCTTACCTGAGTACAGAGCGGTAAGAGCAAGCTTAAGTGGATTCAAAGAATTGGTAGAAACTCCCGAATTAGCAGCTGAAGTAACAATTCAGCCTGTAGATTTGCTAGGAGTTGATGCTGCTATTATATTTTCAGACATTTTAGTAATTCCTGAAGCAATGGGATTACCTTATCAAATGGTTGAAAAAAAGGGTCCATGGTTTGAGGATACTATTAAGTCAAAAGCAGATTTGTCTAAGGTTTCTGCAGATATTGATGTCAATGATAAATTGTCTTATGTATTTGAAGCCATCAAAATCACTAAAAAAGAATTGGATGGTAGAGTTCCTCTGATTGGATTTTGTGGAGCTCCATGGACAATTTTTTGCTATATGACAGAAGGTGAAGGATCAAAAACATTTTCAAAAGCAAGAAGAATTTTATATCAAGATCCAGAATTGGCACATCAATTATTGGACGATATTACAACTGTAACAATCAAATATTTAAAGCAGCAAATAGCTGCTGGAGCTGATGTTATTCAAATATTTGACTCATGGTCGGGGATATTAGGTCCTAAGGCATATTCTGAGTTTGGTATGAAGTATGTAAGAAGGGTATGTGATGCGATTAATGAAGTTCCTGTAACTGTTTTTGCAAAAGGTGCGTATTACGCTAGGAAAGAGTTAGGAGAATTGAGCTGTCAGACAATCGGATTAGATTGGACCATGAACATAGCTGAAAGTAGAGCATTGGTTGGGGAGGACAAAACCTTACAAGGAAATCTTGATCCATGTGTACTTTACGCAGACTTTGGTACAATTGAAAAGGAAACAAAAAACATGCTAAATTCTTTTGGTAATCAAAGGCATATAGCTAATTTAGGGCACGGAGTTTATCCGGATACAGACCCAGAAAAAGTTAAATGTTTTATTGACACTGTCAAAGGATTTACAAAAAACTAA
- a CDS encoding OmpA family protein, with product MKKIAISLLSLTVGLLSFAQDDDNMVENGSFEQIEGKIKREGAITAAVGWMSPTKAAADLFSAKVKDGLGTPENFVGYEEPKEGKNYAGIRIFSYNDKEPRQYLSTKLKLPLRKDAKYCIKFYVNLAEGSKYAANNVGISFSKKQYNIDENKTIQVPTDMMHRDNPVINAFFGWEEVCGIYTAKGGEKFLTLGNFTSNGETENQRLKKAKDFTGMSVMSAYYYIDDISVKMIDDESECDCKIDESTAQTEYVYEEAAVNPEGMSDDLIVQYTKLYFGYGKSNFTTSDFDHLTNIENVMKANDKYKLTIVAHTDAKESTDDKLEGLDTKRAQAVKKYLMDKGILADRIAIKPMGANEPQESGTDEISMAKNRRVTFILNQ from the coding sequence ATGAAGAAAATTGCGATTTCATTATTATCACTTACTGTGGGACTTTTATCATTTGCCCAGGATGATGATAATATGGTAGAGAATGGAAGTTTCGAGCAGATTGAAGGAAAAATCAAAAGAGAGGGAGCTATTACAGCTGCTGTAGGTTGGATGTCTCCAACTAAAGCTGCTGCAGACCTTTTCTCGGCAAAAGTTAAAGATGGTTTGGGAACACCTGAAAATTTTGTAGGTTATGAAGAACCTAAAGAAGGTAAAAACTATGCCGGTATCAGAATTTTCTCGTACAACGATAAAGAACCAAGACAGTATCTTTCAACCAAGTTAAAATTGCCTCTTAGAAAAGATGCTAAATACTGTATTAAGTTTTACGTAAACTTAGCTGAAGGTTCTAAATACGCAGCTAACAATGTTGGTATCAGTTTTTCTAAAAAGCAATACAACATTGATGAAAACAAAACTATTCAGGTTCCAACTGACATGATGCACAGAGATAACCCTGTTATCAATGCATTTTTTGGATGGGAAGAAGTTTGTGGGATTTACACAGCTAAAGGAGGTGAAAAATTCTTGACACTTGGAAACTTCACATCTAATGGAGAAACTGAAAATCAAAGATTAAAGAAAGCAAAAGACTTTACTGGAATGTCTGTAATGTCAGCTTATTATTACATTGATGATATCTCTGTTAAAATGATTGATGATGAGTCTGAATGTGATTGCAAAATTGATGAGTCAACTGCTCAAACTGAATATGTTTATGAAGAGGCAGCAGTTAATCCTGAAGGAATGAGTGATGATTTGATTGTTCAATACACTAAGTTATACTTCGGATATGGAAAAAGTAACTTCACCACTTCTGATTTTGATCATTTGACAAACATTGAAAATGTAATGAAAGCTAATGATAAATATAAATTAACTATCGTTGCACATACAGATGCAAAAGAATCAACTGATGATAAATTAGAAGGATTGGATACAAAAAGAGCACAAGCTGTTAAAAAGTATCTAATGGATAAAGGAATTTTAGCGGATAGAATTGCCATAAAGCCTATGGGTGCCAATGAGCCGCAGGAATCTGGAACTGACGAAATTTCAATGGCCAAAAATAGAAGGGTCACCTTTATTTTGAATCAGTAA
- a CDS encoding MFS transporter, with translation MGTKIKKGDKSVQRAWTFYDWANSVYPLVISTAIFPIFYEKTTAAIGTGPMGDEVTFFGQQIKNTVLYSYVIAASFVAVIIISPILSGIADYVGSKKRYLQFFCYLGATATASLYFFDAEHALELSMLSLFLASLGFWNSLVFYNAYLPEIAAPEEQDKLSAKGFSMGYIGSVILLVTSLVLIKAFNVPAKYCFVLTGIWWAGFAQVTYRKLPKANKRQKVVNGLLSNGFRELKKVGKFTWKTVRLKRYIIAFFFLSMGVQTVMLMAVLFAKKEIFNKPDSNEAGLIIAVLIIQFVAVLGAFVFSASSKRFGNIKTLGGALFIWVLCCTAAYKIVDSETGFYILAASVGLVMGGTQALSRSTFSKFLPQTKDTASFFSFYDITEKLGIVLGMVTFGALEAIFGDIRTSVLSLITFFVLGLIALFFVPKNEAEHVNMVLDEFEPEEEHGEEDILDDGTLAQSI, from the coding sequence GTGGGGACTAAAATTAAAAAGGGCGATAAAAGTGTTCAAAGAGCCTGGACATTTTATGACTGGGCAAACTCTGTTTATCCATTAGTTATATCTACGGCAATATTTCCGATTTTTTACGAAAAAACAACTGCTGCAATAGGTACTGGACCAATGGGTGATGAAGTCACTTTTTTTGGGCAACAGATTAAAAACACTGTCCTTTACTCCTATGTAATAGCGGCCTCTTTTGTAGCAGTTATAATTATATCTCCCATATTATCTGGAATTGCAGATTACGTAGGAAGTAAAAAAAGATATCTCCAGTTTTTCTGTTATTTAGGTGCAACCGCAACCGCTTCATTGTATTTTTTTGATGCAGAGCACGCTTTAGAATTAAGTATGCTCTCCTTGTTCCTTGCAAGTTTAGGCTTTTGGAACAGTTTGGTTTTTTACAATGCCTATTTACCTGAAATTGCAGCTCCGGAAGAACAGGATAAACTTAGTGCTAAAGGTTTCTCAATGGGTTACATTGGGAGTGTTATTCTATTAGTAACTTCTTTAGTATTAATTAAGGCTTTTAACGTTCCGGCCAAATATTGCTTCGTATTAACGGGTATATGGTGGGCAGGATTTGCGCAGGTTACCTACAGAAAATTACCAAAAGCAAACAAGCGGCAAAAAGTAGTAAACGGTTTATTGTCAAACGGTTTTAGAGAATTAAAAAAGGTTGGAAAATTTACCTGGAAAACTGTTCGCTTAAAAAGATACATTATTGCTTTTTTCTTTTTAAGTATGGGAGTGCAAACTGTAATGCTTATGGCTGTGCTTTTTGCGAAAAAAGAAATTTTTAATAAGCCTGATTCAAATGAGGCAGGATTGATCATAGCCGTTTTAATAATTCAATTTGTAGCAGTTTTGGGAGCCTTTGTTTTTAGTGCATCTTCAAAGAGATTTGGTAATATTAAGACGCTTGGAGGAGCACTATTTATATGGGTACTTTGTTGCACAGCCGCGTACAAAATTGTGGATTCTGAAACCGGTTTTTACATTTTGGCTGCCAGCGTTGGCTTAGTAATGGGAGGAACTCAAGCATTGAGCAGATCAACCTTCTCTAAATTTTTACCTCAAACAAAAGACACGGCATCATTCTTCAGTTTTTATGACATTACAGAAAAACTGGGAATTGTATTAGGAATGGTAACATTTGGTGCTTTAGAAGCAATTTTTGGAGACATCAGAACATCTGTACTATCATTAATCACATTCTTTGTTTTAGGATTAATTGCTTTGTTTTTCGTTCCTAAAAATGAAGCAGAACATGTCAACATGGTACTAGATGAATTTGAGCCTGAAGAAGAACATGGTGAAGAAGATATTCTTGATGATGGCACATTGGCACAATCTATCTAA
- a CDS encoding TraR/DksA family transcriptional regulator — protein MNKEQDIASLLVAEIEKVKDLIIEYKESTQPIEPDCAIGRVSRMDAINNKSINEAALRKAEAKLKNLEFALSNVNDPDFGKCAKCKAEIPIQRIMLMPQSRFCVKCAK, from the coding sequence ATGAATAAGGAACAAGATATAGCATCACTTTTGGTAGCCGAAATTGAAAAGGTTAAAGACTTGATAATAGAATACAAAGAGTCAACTCAGCCTATTGAACCTGATTGTGCGATAGGAAGAGTCTCTAGAATGGACGCTATTAATAATAAGTCAATTAATGAAGCTGCTTTAAGAAAGGCAGAAGCCAAGTTAAAGAATCTTGAATTTGCGCTTTCAAATGTGAATGATCCTGATTTTGGGAAATGTGCCAAATGTAAAGCAGAAATTCCAATTCAGAGAATTATGTTGATGCCTCAAAGCAGGTTTTGTGTAAAGTGTGCTAAGTAA
- a CDS encoding metallophosphoesterase family protein yields MKQLLLIISIIAANTLVAQYVSPFNGLNVKEDSTGNYKFIISGHFYGGSANSSGYPTNTLLANIDWINSENPTMLVCLGDLFLDVRNDIPYYERSLFSKLNVPLINSVGNHDLSGDVYQENYGNTYGSFELNGDLHVILDTELDDGDINDDQLSMIQGISKNQYNNVFVYAHRTIWKSQYPEMEGIFEDNTQSLLANNFESDVYPLVKEISKHTSVYWFAGSLGDAPASFFYHQDGNIQFIATAIRGLKRDAFLLVDVKDGEATFTTHSLTGQDLEELTYYNVDFWQENVGKEPFNWRLLPLYIKQTVLSWSFFFGALSASLFIGFIYLIRKKRKARIKP; encoded by the coding sequence TTGAAACAGTTACTTTTAATCATATCGATTATAGCTGCTAACACTCTTGTTGCACAATATGTTTCTCCTTTTAATGGCCTAAATGTAAAAGAGGATTCTACAGGAAATTACAAATTCATAATCAGTGGTCATTTTTATGGTGGATCAGCTAATTCAAGTGGATATCCAACTAATACATTGCTAGCTAATATTGATTGGATAAATAGTGAGAATCCAACAATGCTTGTTTGCTTGGGAGATTTGTTTTTGGATGTAAGAAATGATATTCCTTACTACGAACGATCACTGTTTTCAAAATTAAATGTGCCATTGATTAATTCGGTAGGAAATCATGATTTGAGCGGTGATGTGTATCAAGAAAATTATGGAAACACTTATGGAAGCTTTGAATTAAATGGTGATTTACATGTGATTCTTGACACAGAATTAGATGATGGTGATATTAATGATGATCAGTTATCCATGATCCAGGGAATTTCCAAAAATCAATACAACAATGTATTTGTTTATGCTCACAGAACAATATGGAAGAGTCAATATCCTGAAATGGAAGGGATTTTTGAAGATAACACTCAATCATTGTTGGCTAATAATTTTGAATCAGATGTTTATCCACTTGTAAAAGAGATTTCAAAACATACATCTGTTTATTGGTTTGCGGGATCTTTAGGAGATGCACCTGCTTCATTTTTTTATCATCAAGATGGAAACATACAATTTATAGCCACTGCAATTAGAGGGTTAAAAAGAGATGCATTTTTATTGGTTGATGTTAAAGATGGTGAGGCGACATTTACAACACATTCTCTAACAGGTCAGGATTTAGAAGAATTAACATATTACAATGTTGATTTTTGGCAAGAAAATGTGGGAAAGGAACCTTTTAATTGGCGTCTTTTACCATTGTACATTAAACAAACCGTTTTAAGTTGGTCATTCTTTTTTGGAGCGCTTTCTGCGTCATTATTTATTGGATTCATATATCTGATCAGAAAAAAAAGAAAGGCTAGAATTAAACCTTAA